A genomic stretch from Anaerolinea thermophila UNI-1 includes:
- a CDS encoding ABC transporter ATP-binding protein, with translation MSRLEVQSLRCGYHFPLLEISFHLEEGEYLFLKGANGLGKTTFVRTLVGILPPLQGEALFNGKPIHKHPSLSRDIFYLPEKIEVPEFLTPLQYVDLIREYYEVPPDHSRFHEGLALLNITPLSNVPMRNLSMGQKRRAQLLAAYVLQRKLTVLDDPLIAIDGEGEEFLARFIHHMNQHSMIVLTSRGDIATLHATEMTDFCVG, from the coding sequence ATGAGCAGGCTTGAGGTGCAATCTCTGCGCTGTGGGTATCATTTTCCGCTTCTGGAGATTTCCTTTCATCTGGAAGAAGGCGAGTATCTCTTTCTGAAAGGGGCAAATGGATTGGGGAAGACTACCTTTGTCAGAACGCTGGTGGGCATTCTCCCCCCACTTCAGGGAGAAGCCCTGTTCAACGGCAAACCCATCCACAAGCACCCCAGCCTCTCCCGGGATATTTTTTACCTGCCGGAGAAAATCGAAGTACCGGAATTTCTGACCCCTCTGCAATATGTGGATCTGATTCGCGAATATTACGAGGTTCCGCCAGACCACAGCCGGTTCCACGAAGGGCTGGCGTTATTGAACATTACCCCCTTGAGCAATGTTCCCATGCGCAATCTCTCCATGGGGCAGAAGCGCCGGGCGCAACTGCTTGCCGCCTATGTGCTACAGCGAAAACTCACCGTCCTGGACGACCCGCTGATTGCCATTGACGGCGAAGGGGAAGAGTTCCTTGCCAGGTTCATCCATCACATGAACCAGCACAGCATGATTGTACTCACCAGCCGGGGAGATATTGCCACGCTCCACGCTACAGAGATGACCGATTTTTGTGTGGGATAA
- a CDS encoding TolB family protein — protein MRKQFFLPVFLCGLMLLSALACRFLPFQKSDSPLLSPTPSSANTFFSATAPRASKTPPVAALPLSPERFTETPVPTVETLPTPQENLPLPAGGCPENSGKIVFSYDPRDAPSVGYGIYLMDSDGSHRLRLSAEDALTDSQPAWSPEHCRIAFVRFNHEGSDDIFLMSADGGSVLQITRHPARDTFPDWSPDGMQISFISDRDGSRNLFVMDVNGEHVRQLTDAQSLP, from the coding sequence ATGCGTAAGCAGTTTTTCCTTCCGGTTTTCCTGTGCGGGCTGATGCTTCTGTCTGCTCTGGCGTGCCGGTTTCTGCCTTTCCAGAAGTCCGATTCCCCGCTACTTTCCCCCACTCCCTCATCTGCGAACACTTTCTTCTCTGCCACAGCCCCTCGAGCGAGTAAAACTCCCCCCGTTGCCGCGTTGCCGTTAAGCCCGGAACGCTTCACCGAGACCCCCGTTCCAACTGTGGAGACTTTGCCGACACCGCAGGAAAATTTGCCGTTGCCTGCCGGTGGATGCCCCGAAAATTCCGGCAAAATCGTTTTTTCTTATGACCCGCGCGATGCCCCATCGGTCGGGTACGGCATTTACCTCATGGATTCAGACGGCTCCCACCGCCTGCGCCTTTCTGCAGAAGATGCCCTAACCGACAGCCAGCCGGCATGGTCTCCCGAACACTGCCGCATTGCCTTTGTGCGCTTTAATCATGAAGGCAGTGACGACATTTTCCTCATGAGCGCCGATGGCGGTTCTGTTCTTCAAATCACCCGCCATCCAGCCCGCGACACCTTCCCCGACTGGTCTCCCGACGGAATGCAAATTTCCTTCATCTCCGACCGCGACGGCTCCCGCAATCTCTTTGTGATGGACGTGAACGGCGAACATGTGCGCCAGTTAACCGATGCGCAGAGCCTGCCCTGA